In the Bacteroidales bacterium genome, GACGATTTTCAGCTTTCTTTGTTCCCTGTTTGAAATTTTTGAGGAAACTCCAAAAGGTAAATCAGAAATCTGCATTTTTTAAAGTAGTTTATTATATAAGGTGTAAAAATTTTATTTTAATTTTGCAGCCTGAATTCAGTACATAAGGAATTCACGAAATATTTAGAATTATGAATGAAATGAAAAAAAAATTATTTTCCGAATTCCCTCCTGTTACTACAAAAGAATGGGAAGAAAAAATTATTGCCGATCTGAAAGGCGCTGATTATGAAAAAAAATTAATCAGCAAAACAACCGAAGGAATAAAAATTAAACCCTATTACCGTTCGGAAGATATTGCAAATATTGAGCATTTGAAATCTTTCCCGGGTGAATTTCCTTTTGTCAGAGGAACAAAAAAAACCGATAACCACTGGGAAGTGCGTCAGGATGTAGAAGAACTCAATCCTGAAAAAGCAAATAAGTTAGCAAAAGAAATTATTCGGAAAGGTGTTGATGCTATTGGTTTCAATGCAAAAGATGTTGAAGACAGTAACGACATGAAGGCATTGCTTGCCGGAATTGATTTGGAAAAAACAGCTATTCATTTTTATTCATCAAATTCTTTCCCGGTAACTTTTAATTTATTTACCGAAGAGTTAAAAAGACAAAAAGTTGATTTGAAAAAAGTGAAGGGCAGCTTTAATTTCGATTCATTAAGTTATTTCCTTCTCTACGGAAAATTTTATACCAGCGAAGACAATAATTTTATTGAAGCAGCTTCGCTCTTAGGAAATGTTGTGAAGAACATTCCTCAATTTGATTGTATAAATATTAACGGGCAATATTTTCACAATGCAGGTGCAAGCGTATCGCAGGAACTGGCTTTCAGTTTAGCATCAGCAAATGAATACCTGGTGAAATTTACTGAAAGAGAATGTAAGATTTCTGATGTTGCTTCACATCTGCGTTTCACTTTTGCAACCGGTTCAAATTATTTTCTTGAAATTGCAAAGTTCCGTGCAGTTCGCATGCTGTGGGCAAAAATTGTTGAACAATATAATCCTTCCGATAAAAATGCATGCATGATGAAAATTCATGCAGTAACATCCACATGGAATAAGTCGGTTTACGATCCTTATGTTAACATGCTTCGAAACACTACTGAAGCAATGTCGGCAGCAATTGGCGGTTGTGATTCAATGACTGTATATCCGTTTGACATTACTTATAAAAAAGCAGATAATTTTTCAGAACGCGTTGCACGCAATGTACAATTGGTGCTGAAAGAGGAAGCATACCTTGATAAAATTGTTGACCCTGCCGGTGGTTCATATTATATCGAATCATTGACCGATTCCATTGCAGAAGCATCATGGAAAATGTTTTTAAAGATTGAAGAACAGGGCGGATTTATTAATGCAGTTAAGTCGGGTTATATTAGAGAAGAGATTGAAAACACCTGTCAGAAAAGAGATATGGACATTGCCATGCGAAAGCAGGTAATACTTGGTACAAACCAATATCCGAATCTTAAAGAAACAATGTTGGATAAAATTGCTCCCAATACAGACCTTTCTGCACTTGGTGGATTAAAACAGTATCGGGGCTCGCAGGCATTTGAAGCATTAAGATTATCAACAGAATCTTATGAAAAGGAAGGACATAAAATTCCTTCGGTCTTTTTATTCACCATTGGAAATCTTGCAATGCGTAAGGCAAGAGCAACATTCGCCACAAACTTTTTCGGATGTGCTGGATATAAAATTATCGACAACCCGGGTTTCAAAGAGGTGAATGAAGGTGTTGCTGCAGCATTAAAATCAAAAGCTGAAATTATCGTTTTCTGTAGTTCTGATGATGAGTATGCAACATTGGTTCCTGAAGCATGCAATAAATTGAAGATGGAAAAATCAGACGCATATTTAGTAGTTGCAGGAAATCCGACTGCAATCGTAGAACAGTTGCAGCAAGCCGGAGTTACTGATTTTATTCATGTTCGTTCAAATGTTTTGGCAACATTGGAAAAATATAAAAGTTTGTTTGGAATAATTTAATTATTGATTTAAGATTTTATAAAATATATGAGACCTGATTTTTCAAAAATAGATTTCAGAAAATCATCGAAAGAAAAAACTTCTTTTAGTGAATGGGAAAAGAAAAATAAGATAGAGAAAAGCTGGATGACTGCTGAACAAATTCCTGTTAAACCTGCTTTTGGTGAAAACGATTTGCTTGGCATGGAGCATTTGAATTATGCTGCTGGTATTCCTCCATATTTACGCGGACCATATTCAACAATGTATGTGATGCAACCATGGACTATCAGGCAGTATGCAGGTTTTTCAACTGCTGAAGAATCGAATGCTTTTTATCGTCGTAATCTGGCTGCCGGACAAATGGGATTATCGGTTGCATTCGACCTTGCAACGCATCGTGGTTACGATTCTGATCATGAGCGCGTGGTTGGCGATGTTGGAAAAGCCGGTGTTGCCATCGATTCCATTCTTGATATGAAAATTCTTTTCGACCAGATTCCACTCGATAAAATGTCCGTTTCAATGACGATGAATGGTGCCGTATTACCGGTACTTGCATTTTATATTGTTGCTGCAGAAGAACAAGGGGTGAGTATGGAAAAATTAAGCGGCACAATTCAAAATGATATTCTGAAAGAGTTCATGGTGCGCAACACTTATATTTATCCACCGCTTCCATCAATGAAAATCATTGCTGATATTTTTGAATTCACTTCTAAAAATATGCCTAAGTTCAATTCTATCAGTATTAGCGGATATCACATGCAGGAAGCAGGAGCAACCTGCGACATCGAACTGGCTTATACGTTAGCTGACGGACTTGAATATCTGCGTACTGGTGTGAATGCAGGAATGGACATCGATAGTTTTGCGCCACGCTTATCATTCTTCTGGGCTGTAGGGATGAATCATTTCATGGAAATTGCAAAGATGCGTGCAGCAAGAATGTTGTGGGCAAAAATTGTAAAACAATTCAATCCTAAAAATCCTAAATCGCTTGCATTGCGCACACACTGCCAGACTTCAGGATGGAGTTTAACTGAACAGGATCCATTCAATAATGTTGCACGTACTTGTGTTGAAGCTATGGGTGCAGCACTTGGTCACACACAATCATTACATACCAATGCGCTTGATGAAGCAATTGCATTGCCTACCGATTTCTCAGCACGTATTGCACGTAACACACAAATTTATTTACAGGAAGAAACTGGAATTTGTAAAGTTGTTGACCCATGGGCAGGTTCATATTATGTTGAATCGCTCACTCATGAAATTGCAAATAAAGCATGGGCATTGATCCAGGAAGTAGAAGAACTTGGTGGCATGGCAAAAGCTATTGAAACCGGTTTGCCAAAAATGCGAATTGAAGAAGCTGCTGCAAGAAAGCAGGCACGCATCGATTCGGGAAAAGATATTATTGTTGGAGTGAATAAATTCAAACTGGATAAAGAAGACCCACTCGACATTCTTGAAATTGATAATTCAGCAGTTCGTGAATCACAGATTGCACGTTTGAAAAAACTTCGTGCTGAAAGAAATGAAGCGGAAGTAAAATCAGCACTTGAAGAAATTACCAAAGCATGCGAAACAGGAAAAGGAAATCTGCTATCACTGGCAATTGATGCAACTCGCAAAAGAGCATCACTCGGAGAAATTTCTTTTGCATGTGAAAAAATATTCGGAAGATACAAAGCAACTATTCGTTCAATATCGGGAGTATATTCTATGGAAATAGCAAACGATGATAAATTTAAACAAGCACAACAACTAGCTGATAAATTTGCAAAGCTGGAAGGACGTCGTCCTCGTATTATGATTGCAAAAATGGGACAGGATGGTCACGACCGCGGAGCAAAAGTCATTGCAACAAGTTTTGCCGATCTTGGCTTTGATGTGGATATGGGACCATTATTCCAGACCGCAAAAGAAGCCGCAAAACAAGCAGTAGAAAACGATGTTCATATTATTGGAGTTTCAAGTTTGGCTGCAGGTCACAAAACTTTGATTCCTCAGGTTATTGATGAATTGAAGAAACTTGGTCGCGATGATATCATGGTCATTGCCGGTGGTGTAATACCAGCACAGGATTACGACTTTTTATATAAAGCCGGAGTTGTTGGTATATTTGGTCCGGGAACAAGCATTCCTGATGCTGCTGTGAAAATTCTTCAGATATTAATTGATAGTGTTATTAAAGAAGATTAATTTTTAAGAAATGATTTTTATATGCAGGCTCGGCGTAAAGCGCCGAGCCTGCTTTTTTATAATCTAATTAAAAAAATATACAATTGTTGCAACAACCTGTTCTTTGTAGGTATGATATAAATTTTTCTTTCAGTATTAGCTCTTTGTTTTTGAATTAAAAGCTTATTATCTTTACAGCATACTTTATTATTTTATAATAATTATTCATAAAACAAAGAGCTATGAAAACACCAACAAATCATTTAATCGTTTTTTTTATTTTTATTTCAATGAATGTTTTTTCACAAGAAATAAACAGAACAAAAATTGATGAGAAATCACAAATGGAAGTTTTAATTGGATTATGCAATAGAGATGGTTTAAAATCGGATTTATTTAAAGCCTATTATGAAGCAGAATACAATTCGTATAAAACGGATACAGCAGTTATAAATAAAATCAAAACTGCTATCAAAGAAAAAAACATCACTATAACTATTGTGATGGGTTCATGGTGTGGAGACAGCCAGGAGCAGGTTCCGCGTTTTTATAAAATTCTTGATGAAACAGGATTTGGCGAAAACAATGTTACATTGTATTGTGTTGATCGCACAAAAAAAACGGATAAAGGAGAAACGGATAGTTTGAATATACAACTAGTGCCTACATTTATTTTTTATAAAGACGGAAAAGAAATTGGAAGAATTATTGAAACACCAACATTGACTCTTGAAAAGATATTTTTTGAAATTGCATCATAAAAAAAGCCCTCTCAAAATTTTGAGAGGGCTTTTTTTATGATGCAATTTAATTACTTTTTCTTAGCAACTTTTTTCTTTGGAGCTGCTTTCTTTACTACTTTCTTAACTACTTTCTTAACAACTTTTTTCTTTGGAGCTGCTTTTTTTACAACTTTTTTCTTTGGAGTTGTTTTTTTAACTGTTTTTTTTGTTGTAGCCATTTGTTTGTTTTTTTTGGATTTTACATAGCAAAGATACATTATAATTTTTTATATAATAACATTTTTTATAATTTTATTAATAATTTTGTTAACAATAAAAAGTGAATAAACATAATCATTCATTATGATAGAAGAAAACAAACATTCCGCAATGAAGGTGAATAAAGGGATTCCGCAACCTTCATCATTGAATGATGAGTCTGCAAAAAAATTTGTTCAGAAAAAAAGAAATTCACTTTCTGTTTCAGAATATGTAAATGGAATTCTTGAAGGAAACAGAACTATTCTTGGACGCGCTATAACCCTTGTGGAAAGCTCACTTCCGAAGCATCATAATTTAGCACAAAAAATTATTGAGAAATGTATTCCATATTCTGGTAATTCAATTCGAATTGGTATAACAGGAATTCCTGGTGTAGGAAAAAGTACATTTATTGAAGCCCTCGGGAAATACTTAACAGCAAAGGGAAATAAGATTGCTGTTTTAGCAATTGATCCAAGCAGTCAAATTTCAAAAGGAAGTATTTTAGGTGATAAAACCCGAATGGAAGATTTATCTGTTGACCCGAATGCATTTATTCGTCCGTCTCCTTCTGCAGGAACACTTGGCGGTGTTGCACGTAAAACACGCGAATCTATTATACTTTGCGAAGCAGCAGGTTTCGATACAATCTTTGTTGAAACAGTTGGTGTAGGACAATCAGAAACAGCGGTGAATGGTATGGTGGATTTTTTTCTGTTGCTTATGATTGCAGGTGCAGGAGATGAGCTGCAGGGAATAAAACGCGGTATAATGGAAATGGCAGATGCAATTGTGATAAATAAATCCGATGGACAAAATATTTTAAAATCAAATACTGCAAGAACTGAATTTCAAAATGCGTTGCATCTTTTTCCTCCTACACCTTCAGGATGGATCCCTTTGGTGGAAACCTGTTCGGCAAGAACAAATGCAGGAATAGATAAAGTTTGGGAAATTATACTTTCATATATTGCTTTAACAAAAAAGAATAATTATTTTTATAATAAGCGTCAGGAACAAGCAAAATACAGGATGATCGAAATGATTAACGATGCGCTTAAAGAAAAATTTTATCAAAATACTGACGTGAACATTTTAATTCAGTCAGTCGAAAAAGAATTGCTTGAACAAAAGATCAGTTCTTATTCTGCTGCACAAAAATTACTTGATACATATTTTTTATCGTTGAAAAAATAATTTTAATATCAAAGTGTATTCTTAAATTCATTTTTATTCTTTGGCGGAAAAAGTACTGAAGCGAGAATGCTCATCGATAAAATTCCAAGTATGATATATAGCGAAACATTTGTAGGAATATGAATATGTAAAGGATATTGAGCTATGACCATTTTCAATCCGATAAATGTTAGCAGCACCGACAAACCATCTTTCAGGTAGTAGAAATAATTGAACATATTCATAACAAGGAAAAATAAGGAACGTAACCCGAGTATTGCAAAAATATTTGAAAAGAAAACAATAAACGGGTCTTTGGTAACCGAGAAAATTGCAGGCACCGAATCAACAGCAAACACCACATCCGAAAATTCAATCACCAGCAAAACAACAAACAATGGAGTAACAAGCCATCGTTTATTTTTTCTTATAAAAAAATGTTGTCGTACAACACGGGAATATACCGGAAAATTTTTTGCTGCGAATTTTACTACAGGATGATTTTCTGTATCAATTTTATCATTATCTTTTCTTGTCAGAAACATTTTAATTCCTGTAAATATCAGGAATGCGCCAAAGATGTATAATACCCATTCAAATTTTTGTATGATGGCGCTGCTTATAAAAATAAAAAGAAAACGCATGATAATCGCTCCAAGAATACCCCAGAATAATACCCGATGATAATATTTCTGCTGAACTCCAAAAGAAAGAAAAATTAAAAGGATAACAAAAACATTATCTATCGATAATGCATATTCAATTAAATAACCGGTAATATATTCTAGTGATAAATTTTCATTATAGATTGATAGATTTTTTTCAAAAGAATTTTTCATGTCAACCTGAACGGGTTGTTCGTATTTTTCAACAACATGTTTTAAATCGTTATTGTTTCCAATTCCGTGTATCAGTTCGCCGTATGTTTTTATAAAAAAGAAAAAACCGATAGCCAGAGAAATCCATAATACCGACCACATCATTGCTTCACGAAATCGTATCACGTGGCTTTTCCTGTTAAACACTCCCAAATCGAGTATAAGAATAGAAATAATAAAAACCAGGAATGAAAAAAAGAATATCGATTCTTTTGATAGCATTTTAAAATTGTTTGTTGCAAAGTTATCTAATTATACTGATACAGAACAGGCTTACAAAGACTTTTTTAAGATAAATATTTTATCCACGACAAGTCGAGATGAATCAGCATAACGCGTTCTGGTCATTTTTCAGTCGCTGTGGCGACCTGGTAATAAAGGATACAAGTGAGCCTGAACAAATAAAAATATATTTATTACTTTTGATTTATATATAAATTTCTGATATGAGATATAAATTATTTTTGATAGCTGTTTTTATTTTATACAACTATTCTTTGTTTTCACAAAAAATATTACCGGTAATAAAAGCGAATTCAAAATCGGTTGATATCAGGGATGGCGATAAATTAAATAAAAACGCATGGAATATTTCGCCTGAAATAAAACCGGATATTTATACTACTTCAAATAAGAAAGTAACTTTTTACACCGATATAGATTCAATAACTTTTTTTATTAAACATAAAAAAGTTTATGATTTTATTATTCTTCTAAATAATAAAGATACAGCATTAACACAAATAAAATTCGGGAAAGATAAATCAACACCTGCTTATTTAGATATTTTAAAAAAGGCTGATAAGTATGATTATTCAGACCGAAGAGAAATTCCTGAATTTACTTATCAATCTATGGATAATCCTAACCTGGTTGAATTAAGAAAAAAATATAACCTGGATTCAATTGCAGGAAGCGGGAATGACGTTTTAAAAATTTTAAATTTATTACATTGGACTCACAATTTAATTCCTCATGACGGGAACCATGAAAACCCTTCTGTTAAAAATGCAATTAATATGATTTCTATATGCGCACAGGATAAACTTGGATTGAACTGCAGGGGGCTTGCAACGGTTTTAAATGAATGTTATTTGTCATTAGGGTTTCCATCAAGAATCGTAACATGTTATCCTAAAGATTCTGTTTTTGATGATTGCCATGTAATAAACATGGTTTTTTCAAAAGAGTTAAAAAAATGGCTTTGGATTGACCCTACAAATGATGCATATATAATGAATGAAAAAGGAAAATTATTGAGTATTGAAGAAGTAAGAGAAAGGTTAATTAACAAAAAGCCATTAATTTTAAACCCGGATGCAAATTGGAATAATAAATTTTCTGTTGTAAAAGAAGATTATTTGGATGTTTATATGGCTAAGAATTTATACAGGATGGAATGTCCTCTTGTAAGTGAATACAACATGGAAACAAAAGAAAAAGATAAAAAAATTACTTATGTGGAACTGTTGCCGGTTGATGCTTTTAATCAAACACCACAAAAGGAAGAAAAATATTATCAGAAATCGGGAGTAACGTACATTAATTACAAAACAAATAATCCTGGTTTATTTTGGACTATTCCAAAATAGAAAAATTATAATGTTCAGGAAGTATTAACGAAATGATGAAAAATATTTATCACTTGTTCTTAAAAACAAAATGGTGGAAAAAGCTTATCATACTTTTTCTGATTTTTTTTCCATTACGTTTTTTATTTGGAATTTTTTCCGAGTTCTGGTTTGAAGATGAAATTCAAATTTATCTTATTGGTTTAAAATTTTACTCAACCGGTCATTGGCCATATTTCGGTCCTGATGTGGTTTATACGTTTTCGCAGATACCGGGCGCATTGCAGGGATTACTGGTAGCATTCCCTTTTTATATTTTTAAAATTCCCGAAGCGCCTTATATATTATTAAACCTTTTAAGTTTCTTTTCTCTTTTTTTGTTAGGTTATTATATAATAAGGTATCATACTCCAAATATTCCTGAATGGTTTTTATGGATATGGATATTTACAGCTCCATGGGTATTGAGTTTTTCAACACATATTATCAATCCTTCTTATGTGCTTCCGGCTGCAATTTTATTTTTTATTTCATTACTTGAAATCATTCCGGCGACAAATAAGAATTTTATAAAACCAAATACTGCATTTTTCTTTTTAGGTTTTTGTGTGATCTGGATTTTCCAGCTTCATCTTTCGTGTATACTTTTGATCCCATTCATTTGTATTGCTTTTTATTTTTCATTGAAGAAAGATTTAAAAAGTTTTTTCACTTCATTATCGTGTTTTATCATTGGTTGTGTAATCAGCGGAATTACTCTTTTCCCTACTTTATTCAAATATGGAATTAGCGCGGGAAGTGGCGATGCTGCTTCAAACATTGTATTTAATGTATCAAACATAAAAGAAGTGTTAACGGTGCTTGTTCGCATATTATCATTTGCAAGTTTTGAGCTGACACGTTTTATGGGTTCAAATACGGTTGAACGATTAAATTTTGCTTCACAATATTATTGGGCAATCCCTTTTATTGTAATAGTTGGTATCATAGGAATTGCACAGGTGGGCTGGATGATCATTGCATGGTTTAGCAAAAATGAAAATGAAAGTTGGAGCGCCATAAAATATTTAATATTGATTTCATTTTTGTTTACGTATTTCAGTTTTTTCTTTTCTGTAAAAGGACCATCATCACATACTTTTTATTTGTTGTTGCCATTGGCAATGATATATTCATTTTATTGCTGGCAATTTTTATTCAAAAGGAAATGGATAAAAATTATTGCTGCCATATTTCTTTTATCGGGAATAATTTTTCATGTTGCCTTAGGCATACATAATTATAAAAATAAATCGATGTATATAAACAGGGGAAAGCCACTAAAAGCGATACAACAAAAAGATTATACAATTCTTGGAGAAAGAAGAACGTACGACAGGAATAAATAAAAAAGCGGAAGCATAATGCTGCCGCTCCTTTGCGAATAATAAAATTAATTAATGATTTTAGTAAAGAAAACTTAGCAGAATTCCTGCTGCAACAGCGCTGCCAATAACTCCGGCAACGTTAGGTCCCATTGCATGCATAAGTAGATGATTGGACTTATCATATTCTAAACCTACAACCTGCGAAACCCTTGCGCTATCTGGAACTGCAGAAACACCTGCATTTCCAATAAGCGGATTAATTTTATTTCCTTCTTTAAGAAATAAATTTATGATTTTACAAAACATAACACCGCCAAATGTTGCAACAATAAATGATGCTGCACCAAGTGCAAAAATTCCTACCGATTTTGTAGTAAGAAAAGTTGTTGCCTGTGTAGATGCGCCTACAGTTAAGCCGATAAGAATAGTTACTATGTCAATTAAAGGTCCTTTAGCTGTGTCGGCTAAGCGTTTTGTTACACCACTTTCTTTCAAAATATTTCCAAAGAATAACATTCCTAAAAGCGGTAATCCGCTGGGAACAATAAAGCAGGTAAGAAGTAACCCAAAAATAGGGAATAAAACTTTTTCTTTTTTTGATACAACTCTTGGTGGTTTCATTTTAATTAAACGCTCTTTATTTGTTGTTAAAAGCCGCATAATAGGAGGTTGAATAACCGGAACAAGCGCCATATATGAATATGCTGAAATTGCAATAGCTCCCATTAAATCAGGTGCAAGTTTTGATGAAAGAAAAATTGCAGTAGGTCCATCGGCGCCACCAATAATACCAATAGCTCCTGCCTGAGCTGCATCAAAACCTAATCCCAGAGCTGCCATGTACGCACCAAAAATACCAAGCTGGGCAGCAGCGCCGATTAATATTAATTTAGGATTTGAAATAAGAGCAGAAAAATCAGTCATTGCTCCAATACCTAAAAATATCAATGGAGGATACACTCCTTGGATTACGCCAAAATACAAGTAATTCATTACACTGCCGGTTTCATAAATTCCAATCTTTAACCCGGGGTAAAAAGGAATGTTTCCAATTAAAATCCCGAAACCAATAGGAATTAACAGCAGAGGTTCATATTCTTTTATTATTGCAAGAGCTATAAAAGATAACCCGACAAGAATCATTATTATATGACCAACAGTAAAATTAGCAAAAGCAGTATATGTAAAAAACTGGTTAAGATGTTCAGTTAAAAAATTCCAAAAATTATTCATAATATTTATCTCCTGTTAATCAATAATTATTAATGTATCTCCCTCCATAACGGAATCACCTTTTGAAATTTTAATTGCTTTTACTGTTCCTTCTTTATCGGAATTTATATTATTCTCCATTTTCATAGCTTCAAGAATAATGAGTTTTTGTCCTATTTTTATAGAGTCTCCAACATTAACATGAATGCTTAGAATTACACCGGGAAGAGGAGCTTTAATGGTTCCTCCGCCTTTGGGATCCGAGGGGTTACTTGTTTTTGCTGTAGATTTATTTGAATCAGTAGAGGGAACAGAATCTGTTCTTATTAATTTTGGTGTTTTTGTAGGTTGAAGATTTTTATCAACCTCCACTTCATATAAAATTCCATTTACTTCAATTTTTGCAATGTTATCTTCAATGTTTTGAATCTCTACATCGTATTGGTTTCCCTGAATTTTAAACTTGAATTTTTTCATATGATGTGTTAATTTTTAAGAGCGTTTCGTAATCCGTATATTTTTGAACTCCATGGAGAATAAGTTCGTGCAACTTTTTTAATTGTAAGAAGGGTGTTTTCATGGTCGTGAAGGTCGCTTTGATAAAAATGTAACGCTAAACCTATAGCTGCTCCCAATTCTCCTGTAGTGTCTTCTTTTATTTTTTCAGCTTCTTCTACTTTCCCTTTTTTTATCAGGCTGCGTTTTTTAAAATCGATAGAATAAATTTTTGCCAGATTTTTAAAAGTAAGATAAATAAGAATTAAAGATGAAAAAACTACCGACATTGCTATAACCGTCATTCCAATACCTATCGGGTCGAGCTTTAAAAAATCATTTGCTGCCTGATGAGATGCTGACGTTGCAGTTTGTTGTAAAATAATAAATGTTGTCATTATTAAAATTATAATGGTAAATTAGAATGTTTCTTTGGTGGATTAGTGTCTTTCTTTGTTGCCAGCGATTGCAGCGCCCTGATGATTCTGAAACGTGTATTCCTTGGTTCAATTACATCATCAATATAACCGTATTTTGCAGCATTGTAAGGATTAGCAAATTTCTCTTTATATTCATCTTCTTTTTTCTGAATAAAATCGCTCTTTTCTTTTTCGTCAGTAATTGCTTTTAAATCTTTCTGGAACAAAACCTCTATTGCACCTTTAGGTCCCATTACTGCTATTTCAGCTGTTGGCCATGCATAATTAATATCACCACGAAGTTGTTTCGAACTCATTACATCATGTGCGCCGCCGTATGATTTACGAAGAGTTATTGTAACTTTAGGAACAGTAGCTTCACCATAGGCAAATAATAATTTTGCACCATGTAAAATAATGCCGCCATATTCCTGTGCGGTGCCGGGTAAAAATCCGGGAACATCAACCAATGTTACTAATGGAATATTAAAGGCATCGCAGAATCGTACAAAACGTGCTGCTTTACGCGAAGCATTGATATCAAGTACTCCGGCAAGATAATTCGGTTGGTTTGCTACAATCCCTACAGGCATCCCGTTAAATTTTGCATAACCTATAACAATGTTTGGCGCATAGTAACGCTGCACTTCCATGAATTCGCCATCATCAACAATGGAATGAATAATATCTTTTACATCATATGGTTTATTCGGGTTGTCGGGAATAATGGCATTCAGCGAATCTTCCAGTCTGTCAATTGGATCGGAGCATATTGCTAAAGGAGGATCTTCTAAATTATTTTGCGGAAGATAGGACAGGAGTTTGCGAATGAGCAGTATTCCTTCTTTTTCATCTTCTGCTACAAAATGATTTACTCCTGATTTAGAACCATGAACCATTGCACCTCCGAGCTCTTCTTCAGTAACAACTTCACCGGTAACCGTCTTAACAACTTTTGGTCCGGTAACAAACATGTAGCTGTTAAGCTTTGTCATTAAAATAAAATCGGTAAGAGCTGGCGAATACACAGCGCCACCTGCGCAGGGTCCGAAAATAGCAGATATCTGTGGAATTACTCCTGATGCCATAATGTTACGCTGGAAAATTTCAGCATAGCCACCAAGACTACGAACACCTTCCTGTATACGCGCTCCGCCGCTATCGTTAATACCAATAACGGGAGCTCCCATCTTTAATGCTTTATCGTAAAGTTTGCAGATTTTTTGCGCGTATGCTTCCGAAAGCGAACCGCCAAAAACTGTGAAATCCTGGGAAAAAACATAAACGATTCTTCCGTCAATTGTTCCATATCCGGTAACCACTCCGTCGGAAAGATACGTTTCTTTTTCAAGCCCGAAATCACGGCAGTTATGAGTAACGAACATATCGAATTCTTCAAAACTTCCGTCGTCGAGCAATAAT is a window encoding:
- a CDS encoding thioredoxin family protein; its protein translation is MKTPTNHLIVFFIFISMNVFSQEINRTKIDEKSQMEVLIGLCNRDGLKSDLFKAYYEAEYNSYKTDTAVINKIKTAIKEKNITITIVMGSWCGDSQEQVPRFYKILDETGFGENNVTLYCVDRTKKTDKGETDSLNIQLVPTFIFYKDGKEIGRIIETPTLTLEKIFFEIAS
- a CDS encoding methylmalonyl-CoA mutase family protein, whose protein sequence is MKKKLFSEFPPVTTKEWEEKIIADLKGADYEKKLISKTTEGIKIKPYYRSEDIANIEHLKSFPGEFPFVRGTKKTDNHWEVRQDVEELNPEKANKLAKEIIRKGVDAIGFNAKDVEDSNDMKALLAGIDLEKTAIHFYSSNSFPVTFNLFTEELKRQKVDLKKVKGSFNFDSLSYFLLYGKFYTSEDNNFIEAASLLGNVVKNIPQFDCININGQYFHNAGASVSQELAFSLASANEYLVKFTERECKISDVASHLRFTFATGSNYFLEIAKFRAVRMLWAKIVEQYNPSDKNACMMKIHAVTSTWNKSVYDPYVNMLRNTTEAMSAAIGGCDSMTVYPFDITYKKADNFSERVARNVQLVLKEEAYLDKIVDPAGGSYYIESLTDSIAEASWKMFLKIEEQGGFINAVKSGYIREEIENTCQKRDMDIAMRKQVILGTNQYPNLKETMLDKIAPNTDLSALGGLKQYRGSQAFEALRLSTESYEKEGHKIPSVFLFTIGNLAMRKARATFATNFFGCAGYKIIDNPGFKEVNEGVAAALKSKAEIIVFCSSDDEYATLVPEACNKLKMEKSDAYLVVAGNPTAIVEQLQQAGVTDFIHVRSNVLATLEKYKSLFGII
- the meaB gene encoding methylmalonyl Co-A mutase-associated GTPase MeaB produces the protein MMIEENKHSAMKVNKGIPQPSSLNDESAKKFVQKKRNSLSVSEYVNGILEGNRTILGRAITLVESSLPKHHNLAQKIIEKCIPYSGNSIRIGITGIPGVGKSTFIEALGKYLTAKGNKIAVLAIDPSSQISKGSILGDKTRMEDLSVDPNAFIRPSPSAGTLGGVARKTRESIILCEAAGFDTIFVETVGVGQSETAVNGMVDFFLLLMIAGAGDELQGIKRGIMEMADAIVINKSDGQNILKSNTARTEFQNALHLFPPTPSGWIPLVETCSARTNAGIDKVWEIILSYIALTKKNNYFYNKRQEQAKYRMIEMINDALKEKFYQNTDVNILIQSVEKELLEQKISSYSAAQKLLDTYFLSLKK
- the scpA gene encoding methylmalonyl-CoA mutase → MRPDFSKIDFRKSSKEKTSFSEWEKKNKIEKSWMTAEQIPVKPAFGENDLLGMEHLNYAAGIPPYLRGPYSTMYVMQPWTIRQYAGFSTAEESNAFYRRNLAAGQMGLSVAFDLATHRGYDSDHERVVGDVGKAGVAIDSILDMKILFDQIPLDKMSVSMTMNGAVLPVLAFYIVAAEEQGVSMEKLSGTIQNDILKEFMVRNTYIYPPLPSMKIIADIFEFTSKNMPKFNSISISGYHMQEAGATCDIELAYTLADGLEYLRTGVNAGMDIDSFAPRLSFFWAVGMNHFMEIAKMRAARMLWAKIVKQFNPKNPKSLALRTHCQTSGWSLTEQDPFNNVARTCVEAMGAALGHTQSLHTNALDEAIALPTDFSARIARNTQIYLQEETGICKVVDPWAGSYYVESLTHEIANKAWALIQEVEELGGMAKAIETGLPKMRIEEAAARKQARIDSGKDIIVGVNKFKLDKEDPLDILEIDNSAVRESQIARLKKLRAERNEAEVKSALEEITKACETGKGNLLSLAIDATRKRASLGEISFACEKIFGRYKATIRSISGVYSMEIANDDKFKQAQQLADKFAKLEGRRPRIMIAKMGQDGHDRGAKVIATSFADLGFDVDMGPLFQTAKEAAKQAVENDVHIIGVSSLAAGHKTLIPQVIDELKKLGRDDIMVIAGGVIPAQDYDFLYKAGVVGIFGPGTSIPDAAVKILQILIDSVIKED